In Pirellula sp. SH-Sr6A, the DNA window GCGTACGAGCAGCACGTTGACCGTTTGCTCAATTCCCCTGCCTATGGAGAACGCTGGGCAAGACATTGGTTAGACATCGTGCACTACGGTGATACGCATGGTTACGACAAAGATAAACCACGCCCCAATGCTTGGCGATATCGCGACTATGTCATTCAATCCTTCAATCAAGACAAACCGTACGCGCAGTTCGTTCGAGAACAGATAGCAGGGGACGCACTGGAACCGATTCGCGCCGAAGGAGTGATTGCAACGGGTTTTCTCGCCGCTGGGCCATGGGACTTCATTGGGCACGAAGAAGTTCCGGAAACCAAAACGGATGGAAAGATCGCGAGGCACTTGGATCGCGATGACATGGTAGCCAATTCCATCGGAACCTTTTGCAGTATCACGGTCCACTGCGCTCAGTGCCATCATCACAAATTTGATCCCATTGGACAGGACGATTATTACGCGTTGCAATCTGTTTTTGCGGGAGTCGATAGACAGGACCGTTCCATCCATACAGACGATGGTCGTATGCAGCAAGCGATCGAACTAGAAGTTGCCCTTCAGAAGGCCCGGCGCGAAGCGGCAGAGGCCCAACGCGCTATCGAGTCGGTCGCCGCAGACGATTGGAAGAAATGGGAGAACCTGCAAAAGGCATCGAACGCTGGGTCGCTGGAGCAAGGAGGGTATCACAGCCAAATCGCATCCAGTCGGGAGTCGGAAAAGTGGGTTCAAATCGACCTTGATCGTTCCCAAACGATCTCCGCAGTCGTACTGCATCCATGCTACGACGATTTCCAGTCAATCGGCGCTGGGTTTGGCTTTCCCGAATGTTACCGTGTGGAGGCATCCAACGATCCAATGTTCCAGACCGAGGTCAACCTCCTGCACAAAGATCAATCCGAAGACGGGCCCCATCGCTCCACCACCCCAATCGTGTTCCATGCCAACGTAGCGGCGCAGTATGTCCGGGTCACCGCAACTCGCTTGGCGCATCGCAAGGATGATTTCATTTTTGCCTTGGCCGAAGCGGAAGTGTTGGATTCATCGGGAGAGAATCTAGCGGTGAACCAAACCGTTACCGCACTGGATTCGATCGATGCCCCACCGCGATGGTCGCAAATGAATTTGGTCGATTGCAAGAGCCCAGGGTTACGGGAGAAAAACACCCGAGAAGAGATCGCTTCGCTCGAGTCCAAACTTCGTGCTCGCGTAGCTCCGGAGCTTTGGGATAAGTTGATGGATCGAAGGTCCGAATCGCAGCGACTCGCGGCTACTCTTCAATCGTTTTCGAACAGCGAGAAGGTATATGCCGTCTCCTCCGCGAAACGGATCGGAATTCCACGACCGATCTTTGTGCTATCGAGAGGCAATGTCAACGCACCAGGCAGAGAGGTACGCCCGGGTGCATTGAAGTTGATCCCTACTCTCGGAAACGTGTTTCACCTGGAGAGTCCAGAACGTGAAGAGACGCGACGGCTGGCTTTAGCCGAATGGATATCGGATCGGAAAAACATGTTGACGTGGAGAAGCATTGCCAATCGCGTTTGGCAGTACCACTTCGGAACAGGCATCGTCGCGACGGCCAACGATTTCGGTCGAATGGGTGCGTTACCGACGCATCCCGAGTTGTTGGATTGGTTAGCATCCCGATTGCAGGAAAGCGATGGATCTATCAAGGACTTGCATCGATGGATCGTATGTAGCGCGACGTATCGTCAAGCAAGTCGTCCTACTGAGGAGCACATCGCAGCGGACTCCACCAATCAGTATCTCGGGAGCTATCGGCGTCAACGGCTGGATGCAGAGAGCATCCGCGATTCGATCTTGAGTGTCTCGGGCACGTTGAATCGATCCATGGGAGGACCTGGCTGGCAGGATTTCGTCATGGAACGTCCAGAACACTCCCCTCACTATCGCTACGACTTGGCCAACCCTCGCGAGCCCTCGACGCGGCGTCGTTCGATCTATCGGTTCATCGTACGAAGCCAAACTCAGCCTTGGCTGACTTCGCTCGACTGCGCCGATCCCTCCATGCGTGTGGAAAAGCGGAATGAAAGTCAATCCGCCGTCCAGTCGCTGGCTCTCTTGAACAATCCATTCATTCTTGCCCAGAGCGAAGCCTTCGCGGAGCGAGTGCGACGCGAAGCGAATGGACGCGAAAGGGCCGAGGTTTCTATCGCCTTCAAGCTGGCATTGGGGCGGGCCCCTGAAACTGAGGAATATGAAGTTCTAGAGCGGTTGCGAGCGGACGCAGGTTTGGAAAACGTCTGCCGAACTCTCTTCAATCTCAATGAGTTTTTGTTCTTAGACTAACCAATTTTGGACGAAGCGGTCCCGTATGAGCCATCCTTCCACTCGACGACGATTTCTTGGAGGAGCCAGCGCCGGTTTCGGCTCACTGGCGCTCTCCAACCTACTTTTGCAAGAGGAACGTGCAACCGCCGAGACTCCCGCTTCGCTTCATCCATCCATTCGCTTTCCACAGAAAGTGAAACGAGTTGTTCAGTTGTTTATGGCTGGTGCTGCAAGCCATATCGATTTGTTCGATTTCAAGCCCGAGCTTGTGAAGCACCACGGCGAGCCCAGCCAATTTGGCGAACCTGTCGAGGCATTTCAGGATGGGCTCGGGCCTTGGCTGAAATCGATTTGGGATTATCAGCCTTATGGGGAATGTGGAAAACGTCTCTCGGAGGTGGTAGCTCCCCTCGGAGCTGTCGCCGATGATCTGGCTTTTATCCATAACATGGTCAGCACCTCAGGCGTACACTCCGCCGCGACACTTCTGCAAACGACCGGATTTGCGATGCCTGGATT includes these proteins:
- a CDS encoding DUF1553 domain-containing protein, with the translated sequence MKAGWFQLAVFSFAWGASMDGLEVAVADGGNEPALQILKDHCTECHGSDSQESRLRLDSLEGAIRGGDFGPAILPGDATNSELVRRVTSRNQEQRMPPDGPGLTVLQIETLRTWVDSLPKGMTLESASAPLDPSIHNHWAWQPIADPVVGAFPQPNRAEEAGDKAVEIDRNPIDIFVRTTLRHRGLPLSPPADRRTLARRLSFDLCGLPPDPEELQQFLVDEAPDAYEQHVDRLLNSPAYGERWARHWLDIVHYGDTHGYDKDKPRPNAWRYRDYVIQSFNQDKPYAQFVREQIAGDALEPIRAEGVIATGFLAAGPWDFIGHEEVPETKTDGKIARHLDRDDMVANSIGTFCSITVHCAQCHHHKFDPIGQDDYYALQSVFAGVDRQDRSIHTDDGRMQQAIELEVALQKARREAAEAQRAIESVAADDWKKWENLQKASNAGSLEQGGYHSQIASSRESEKWVQIDLDRSQTISAVVLHPCYDDFQSIGAGFGFPECYRVEASNDPMFQTEVNLLHKDQSEDGPHRSTTPIVFHANVAAQYVRVTATRLAHRKDDFIFALAEAEVLDSSGENLAVNQTVTALDSIDAPPRWSQMNLVDCKSPGLREKNTREEIASLESKLRARVAPELWDKLMDRRSESQRLAATLQSFSNSEKVYAVSSAKRIGIPRPIFVLSRGNVNAPGREVRPGALKLIPTLGNVFHLESPEREETRRLALAEWISDRKNMLTWRSIANRVWQYHFGTGIVATANDFGRMGALPTHPELLDWLASRLQESDGSIKDLHRWIVCSATYRQASRPTEEHIAADSTNQYLGSYRRQRLDAESIRDSILSVSGTLNRSMGGPGWQDFVMERPEHSPHYRYDLANPREPSTRRRSIYRFIVRSQTQPWLTSLDCADPSMRVEKRNESQSAVQSLALLNNPFILAQSEAFAERVRREANGRERAEVSIAFKLALGRAPETEEYEVLERLRADAGLENVCRTLFNLNEFLFLD